One window of Verrucomicrobiales bacterium genomic DNA carries:
- a CDS encoding DUF1501 domain-containing protein — MNSLAQFQYERLLQQTRRHFLRDCSAGLGALWFANATAGQAQAAAHASAKDPARPLRPSAPHFAARAKRVIYLHMAGSPSQLELFDYKPELAKQDGKDCPRAFLEGKKFAFIQGIPKMLGPQFGFKQHGQSGQWISDRLPQFAQVADDICFIKSMYTDQFNHGPAQLLMHTGSQNPGFASAGAWATYGLGSQNQNLPGFIVLTSGGKNPDAGKSVWGSGFLPSVYQGVQCRSQGDPVLFLSDPPGITRSQRRRTLDAITEINQQAAKDMGDPETLTRIAQYEMAFHMQVDATDAFDISREPAHIHELYGTQPGKESFANNCLLARRLAERGVRYIQLFDWGWDSHGASESEALNGGFKGKCTSVDRPLMALIMDLKQQGLLEDTLVIWSGEFGRTPMRENRAGVEMKFIGRDHNPSAFTVWMAGGGAKPGLSYGETDEFGYQAVTDRVSVHDLHATLLALLGFDHLKFTYPVAGVNMRLSNVTKPGSQVVKGLIA; from the coding sequence TGAACTCCCTTGCCCAGTTTCAATACGAACGCCTGCTTCAGCAGACGCGAAGGCACTTCCTGCGTGACTGCAGCGCGGGCCTAGGCGCTCTGTGGTTCGCCAACGCGACAGCCGGCCAGGCGCAGGCCGCCGCGCACGCATCGGCCAAGGATCCCGCGCGGCCGCTCCGGCCGAGTGCTCCGCATTTCGCGGCGCGGGCTAAACGAGTGATCTACCTGCACATGGCAGGTTCTCCCAGCCAGCTCGAACTCTTCGACTATAAGCCGGAATTGGCCAAGCAGGACGGAAAGGACTGCCCGCGGGCATTCCTCGAAGGAAAGAAGTTCGCCTTCATCCAGGGCATTCCCAAAATGTTGGGCCCACAGTTCGGCTTCAAGCAGCACGGGCAATCTGGTCAGTGGATTTCTGATCGGTTACCGCAGTTTGCCCAGGTCGCCGATGACATCTGCTTTATCAAGTCGATGTACACCGATCAATTCAACCACGGCCCAGCCCAACTGCTCATGCACACCGGCAGCCAGAATCCCGGTTTTGCCAGTGCGGGGGCCTGGGCCACCTATGGGCTCGGTTCGCAAAACCAGAATCTGCCCGGCTTCATCGTCCTGACCAGTGGCGGTAAAAACCCCGATGCAGGCAAGTCGGTGTGGGGATCCGGCTTCCTCCCCTCGGTCTATCAGGGTGTGCAATGTCGATCTCAAGGCGACCCCGTGCTGTTCCTTTCGGATCCTCCCGGAATCACCCGATCGCAACGACGTCGGACTCTCGACGCCATTACCGAGATCAACCAGCAGGCAGCCAAAGACATGGGAGATCCGGAGACATTGACCCGCATAGCCCAGTACGAGATGGCCTTCCACATGCAGGTCGACGCGACCGACGCCTTCGACATCAGCCGCGAGCCGGCGCACATCCACGAGCTTTATGGCACGCAGCCGGGAAAAGAATCGTTCGCCAACAACTGTCTGCTCGCGCGACGCTTGGCCGAGCGCGGAGTGCGGTACATCCAGCTGTTTGATTGGGGATGGGATAGCCATGGCGCTTCAGAAAGCGAGGCGCTCAACGGAGGTTTCAAAGGCAAGTGCACCAGCGTGGATCGTCCCCTCATGGCGCTTATCATGGACCTAAAGCAGCAGGGCTTGTTGGAAGACACCCTGGTCATCTGGAGTGGCGAGTTCGGGCGGACCCCGATGCGGGAAAACCGGGCCGGTGTGGAGATGAAATTCATTGGCCGCGATCACAACCCCAGCGCCTTCACTGTCTGGATGGCTGGCGGAGGCGCGAAGCCGGGTTTGTCCTACGGAGAGACCGACGAGTTCGGCTACCAAGCCGTGACCGACCGCGTTTCCGTGCACGACCTGCACGCCACCCTGCTCGCGCTCCTCGGATTCGACCACCTCAAGTTCACCTACCCGGTGGCCGGCGTGAACATGCGCTTGAGCAACGTCACCAAACCCGGCAGCCAAGTCGTGAAAGGGCTCATCGCCTAG
- a CDS encoding deoxyhypusine synthase, producing MSKKPSHPLSRKFAAYPRLNPLGVGKDISAADLIDQSLLAYNGGRLREAAHLLARKMLPKEGFIGMSLTGALTPAGLGKSCLIPLMKAGFVDWIVSTGANLYHDLHFGLDMALHRGSPFLDDVSLHQDGVIRIYDVLFDYNVLLDTDAFVREVIQGPEFQRPMGTDEFHYLLGKYVHARGRKLGLKDSSMLATAYECGIPIFTSSPGDSSIGMNVAAMALRDSKLMFDVNRDVNQTAGIVYHAKSTGHTSSVLIFGGGSPKNFMLQTEPQIQEVMGIKEKGHDYFLQCTDARPDTGGLSGATPAEAVSWGKVDPDKLPDSVVCYADSTITLPLLTAYVLSRVKPRKLKRLYDRRDAILDKVRSMYLATGTVSKIKTSRKIAKRSSSIGLPK from the coding sequence ATGAGCAAGAAACCGTCGCATCCATTGTCCCGCAAGTTCGCCGCGTATCCGCGCCTGAATCCCTTGGGGGTTGGCAAGGACATCTCTGCCGCCGACCTGATCGATCAATCTCTTTTGGCTTACAATGGGGGGCGGCTCCGCGAGGCGGCGCATTTGCTTGCTCGCAAGATGCTGCCCAAGGAAGGATTCATTGGGATGAGCCTCACCGGAGCGCTTACTCCGGCTGGTCTGGGGAAGAGCTGCCTCATTCCATTGATGAAGGCAGGGTTTGTGGATTGGATTGTTTCCACCGGAGCAAATCTCTATCACGATCTTCATTTCGGTTTGGATATGGCGCTCCATCGCGGCAGCCCCTTCTTGGATGATGTGTCTCTGCACCAGGATGGCGTTATTCGGATCTACGACGTGCTTTTCGACTACAATGTGTTGCTGGACACCGATGCGTTTGTTCGCGAAGTGATTCAGGGCCCTGAGTTTCAGCGTCCGATGGGCACCGACGAGTTTCACTACCTGCTCGGCAAGTATGTCCACGCGCGCGGCCGCAAACTGGGGCTAAAAGACTCGAGCATGTTGGCGACCGCCTACGAATGTGGCATTCCAATCTTCACGAGCAGCCCCGGGGACAGCTCGATCGGAATGAATGTCGCTGCCATGGCGCTCCGTGATTCCAAGCTGATGTTTGACGTCAACCGTGACGTCAATCAGACCGCTGGCATCGTGTATCATGCGAAATCGACCGGACATACCAGCAGCGTCCTGATTTTCGGCGGCGGAAGTCCGAAGAACTTCATGTTGCAGACCGAGCCCCAGATTCAGGAGGTGATGGGCATCAAGGAAAAGGGCCACGACTATTTTTTGCAGTGCACCGACGCACGACCCGATACGGGTGGTCTGAGCGGAGCAACGCCTGCTGAAGCGGTGAGCTGGGGAAAGGTGGACCCGGATAAGCTGCCGGATTCGGTGGTCTGTTACGCGGACAGCACGATCACGCTGCCGCTTTTGACCGCGTATGTGCTGAGCCGCGTCAAACCGCGCAAGCTGAAGCGGCTGTATGACCGGCGCGATGCGATTCTGGACAAGGTTCGCTCCATGTATTTGGCCACGGGAACCGTTTCCAAGATCAAGACGAGTCGTAAGATCGCGAAGCGCAGCAGCTCGATCGGACTACCCAAGTAG
- a CDS encoding tetratricopeptide repeat protein, translated as MSEAIQRFETLLQKNPENGLARFSLGKALYDANRFAEAKTHFETALRQKPEWMVVQILLGKCELALGCREQARAAFERGLRLAIDQHHEGPQAELEMLLEELKSC; from the coding sequence ATGAGCGAAGCCATTCAGCGATTTGAGACCCTGTTGCAAAAGAATCCCGAGAACGGTCTGGCGCGCTTCAGCCTGGGAAAGGCGCTTTACGATGCTAATCGTTTCGCGGAAGCCAAAACCCACTTCGAGACTGCCCTGCGGCAGAAGCCGGAATGGATGGTTGTTCAAATTTTGCTGGGGAAGTGCGAGCTCGCGCTCGGTTGCCGCGAACAGGCTCGGGCAGCCTTTGAGCGGGGGCTGCGACTCGCCATCGATCAACATCACGAGGGACCGCAGGCGGAATTGGAGATGCTGCTTGAGGAGCTCAAGTCTTGCTGA